TTCTTATTTTGTTGATTTTTACTCTTGACTTTTTTTATGATATGTGCTTTAATAATAGGTTCTTCAATTCCTGTCAATTCCGACACGTATTTAATATATGAATTCAACCTTACCTCATCAGTTACATCTGCTAATACATCTGAAGCTCTATTGACAAAGATAGCTTTTTCTTCTGGGTTGTCCAAATTAAGCCCGTCTTGTGCCTTTTTTAACCTGTATTGGACAAAAGGCACAGCAGCATTCTCAGCTTCTTTAAAAGCCTGTACTCCCGCAGATCTTATAAACTCGTCCGGGTCTTTACCTGAGGGTATCTCAAGTACTTTTATATCAAGATGAGTCTTTTCTAATAGGTCCAGACCGCGATCTGTTGCCATTTTTCCCGCTGCATCGGCATCATATGCTATAATCACGCTATTTTTATATCTTTTCATAAGCTCTACATGCTTTGGGGTCAAGGCTGTCCCCAATGAAGCCACCGCGTAATCAATGCCTGCCTGATGAAGAGATATGGCATCCATATACCCTTCCACTATAATAAAATGATTTGATCTGCTCTTTTTGGCAAAGTTCAATGCATATAATACAGAGCTTTTATTGAATATCTCCGTCTCCGGCGAATTGAGGTACTTAGGCATGGTCTCATCAATAGACCTGGCACCAAAACCTATGATGTTATTCCTGCTGTCAATGATGGGAAACATGATCCTGTTTCTATACCTGTCATAATAGCTGGCCCCGTCTTTGCCTTTTATAATTAAACCTGCCCTTTCTATATCCTGTACTTTATATCCTTTTTTGCTTAAATGATTTAGCAAGCCATCCCACGCCTTCTGCGAATAACCAAGTCCAAATTTAACAATGGTCTTATCTTCAATACCTCTATTTTTCAAATAATTATATGCAATTACGCCCCGCTTACTTTTTAAATTTTCATAATAAAATCTGGCAGCTTCCCTGTTTATCTCATATAGTATACTCCTTTGATCATTCACCTGGTCTTCTTTGATTGCTATACCTGCTTTATTTGCAAGGAATTTCACAGCATCAATAAAATTTAAACTTTCAATGTTCATTATAAAACTTATAACATTCCCACCGCTATGGCACCCAAAGCAGTAATAAACCTGTCTTTCACCGTCGACATAAAACGACGGCGTCTTTTCACTGTGAAAAGGACACAACCCCCTGTACTCTTTTCCTGCTCTTTTTAATTGCACATAATTTGAAACGATGTCGACAATATCATTGCTTTCTATAACGTTACGAATTGTATCCTGTGAAATCTTAGCCATATGGCTATCACCTTTACGCCTAATAAATTATAATTCGACATATCCTTTAAAATTCCTTCATTTTTTCCATG
The nucleotide sequence above comes from Caldanaerobius fijiensis DSM 17918. Encoded proteins:
- the dnaG gene encoding DNA primase — protein: MAKISQDTIRNVIESNDIVDIVSNYVQLKRAGKEYRGLCPFHSEKTPSFYVDGERQVYYCFGCHSGGNVISFIMNIESLNFIDAVKFLANKAGIAIKEDQVNDQRSILYEINREAARFYYENLKSKRGVIAYNYLKNRGIEDKTIVKFGLGYSQKAWDGLLNHLSKKGYKVQDIERAGLIIKGKDGASYYDRYRNRIMFPIIDSRNNIIGFGARSIDETMPKYLNSPETEIFNKSSVLYALNFAKKSRSNHFIIVEGYMDAISLHQAGIDYAVASLGTALTPKHVELMKRYKNSVIIAYDADAAGKMATDRGLDLLEKTHLDIKVLEIPSGKDPDEFIRSAGVQAFKEAENAAVPFVQYRLKKAQDGLNLDNPEEKAIFVNRASDVLADVTDEVRLNSYIKYVSELTGIEEPIIKAHIIKKVKSKNQQNKNIEYISGNNRHNINYENNDVDDKTRVPLIDETERKVLAVLTNSRELREKYIYSLEEDLFKYPFSQKLLVWLRDVTLRNENIDVAELMSKYEEDEEIEEVGKILSMQLPQEPENTLIEGLLTLKREKLKRAISELTVNINQSKDINIIKKLQQEVMEIKKELFNLSIKKSERRGQNG